From Streptomyces zhihengii, the proteins below share one genomic window:
- a CDS encoding bacterial proteasome activator family protein, with protein MEMPRNERSQDTPHVLVVGQDGMALGGGDGDDESREVPVTDMVEQPAKVMRIGSMIKQLLEEVRAAPLDEASRVRLKEIHRGSVKELEDGLAPELVEELERLSLPFTDEAIPSEAELRIAQAQLVGWLEGLFHGIQTALFAQQMAARAQLEQMRRALPPGTVHDEEGGQHGPVRSGPYL; from the coding sequence ATGGAGATGCCGAGGAATGAACGGTCGCAGGACACCCCTCACGTTCTCGTCGTGGGACAGGACGGGATGGCGCTCGGCGGCGGTGACGGTGACGACGAGTCGCGCGAGGTCCCGGTGACGGACATGGTCGAACAGCCCGCGAAGGTCATGCGGATCGGCAGCATGATCAAGCAGCTGCTGGAAGAGGTCAGGGCCGCTCCCCTGGACGAGGCGAGCCGGGTCCGGCTCAAGGAGATCCACCGCGGCTCGGTCAAGGAGCTGGAGGACGGCCTCGCCCCCGAGCTCGTCGAGGAACTGGAGCGCCTTTCCCTCCCCTTCACCGACGAGGCCATCCCCTCCGAGGCGGAACTGCGGATCGCGCAGGCCCAGTTGGTGGGCTGGCTCGAAGGGCTCTTCCACGGCATCCAGACCGCGCTGTTCGCCCAGCAGATGGCCGCCCGGGCCCAGTTGGAGCAGATGCGCCGCGCGCTGCCGCCCGGCACGGTGCACGACGAGGAGGGCGGGCAGCACGGTCCCGTGCGCTCCGGTCCCTACCTCTGA
- a CDS encoding NAD(P)H-quinone oxidoreductase, giving the protein MHAITIPEPGGPEALVWAEVPDPVPAEGEVLVEVVASAVNRADLLQRQGFYDPPPGASPYPGLECSGRIAALGPGVSGWAVGDEVCALLAGGGYAEKVAVPVGQLLPVPQGLDLVTAAALPEVTATVWSNVFMVAHLRPGETLLVHGGASGIGTMAVQLGKAVGARVAVTAGGPGKLARCAELGADILIDYREQDFVEELRTATGGAGADVILDIVGAKYLDRNVRALAVNGRLAVIGLQGGVKGELNLGALLAKRAAVTATSLRGRPPAEKAAIIAAVTEHVWPLIGGGQVRPVVDRTVPLQDAADGHRALEEGSHVGKVLLVAPGAA; this is encoded by the coding sequence ATGCATGCGATCACGATTCCCGAACCAGGTGGTCCCGAGGCCCTCGTCTGGGCCGAGGTGCCGGATCCCGTCCCCGCCGAGGGGGAAGTCCTCGTCGAGGTCGTCGCCAGCGCGGTCAACCGGGCCGATCTGCTGCAACGGCAGGGCTTCTACGACCCGCCGCCCGGCGCCTCCCCGTACCCGGGCCTGGAGTGCTCGGGCCGGATCGCCGCGCTGGGGCCCGGGGTCTCGGGGTGGGCCGTGGGCGACGAGGTGTGCGCGCTGCTCGCCGGCGGCGGCTACGCGGAGAAGGTCGCCGTCCCGGTGGGGCAGTTGCTGCCGGTCCCCCAGGGCCTCGACCTGGTCACGGCCGCCGCGCTGCCCGAGGTGACGGCGACGGTCTGGTCGAACGTGTTCATGGTCGCGCACCTGCGTCCGGGCGAGACGCTGCTCGTCCACGGCGGCGCGAGCGGCATCGGCACGATGGCCGTCCAGCTCGGCAAGGCGGTCGGGGCACGGGTGGCGGTCACCGCGGGCGGACCCGGGAAGCTGGCGCGCTGCGCCGAGCTGGGTGCCGACATCCTGATCGACTACCGCGAGCAGGACTTCGTCGAGGAGCTCCGCACGGCGACCGGCGGCGCGGGAGCCGACGTCATCCTCGACATCGTCGGGGCGAAGTACCTGGACCGGAACGTCCGCGCGCTGGCCGTCAACGGCCGGCTCGCCGTGATCGGCCTGCAGGGCGGGGTGAAGGGCGAGCTGAACCTCGGTGCCCTGCTCGCCAAGCGGGCCGCGGTGACGGCGACATCGCTGCGCGGCCGCCCGCCCGCCGAGAAGGCGGCGATCATCGCCGCGGTGACGGAGCACGTGTGGCCGCTCATCGGCGGCGGGCAGGTGCGCCCCGTGGTGGACCGGACGGTCCCGCTCCAGGACGCCGCCGACGGGCACCGCGCCCTGGAGGAGGGCTCCCACGTGGGCAAGGTGCTGCTGGTCGCCCCCGGGGCGGCCTGA
- a CDS encoding potassium channel family protein: protein MKLSGQDAMARNADEHLVSGRVKLPRRIVEKPLRQVSKRLLMALMVLAITVLLVYSDRSGYHDNADDSVDFLDAVYYATVTLSTTGYGDIVPYSSGARLTNVLLVTPLRVLFLIILVGTTLEVLTERTREEWRLNRWRASLRDHTVIVGFGTKGRSAMQTLCATGLRKDQIVVVDPSGKVIDAANAEGFVGVVGDATRSDVLTRAELQKARQIIIAPQRDDTAVLVTLTARQLNRGAKIVAAVREEENAPLLRQSGADAVITSSGAAGRLLGLSVLSPSAGTVMEDLIQQGSGLDLIERPVIKAEVGRSVRETDDLVVSVLRGHRLLPYDDPAASPLQLTDRLITIVRAENDHAPGGRE, encoded by the coding sequence GTGAAACTCTCCGGTCAGGACGCCATGGCCCGGAACGCCGACGAGCACCTCGTCTCCGGCCGGGTGAAACTCCCCCGCCGGATCGTCGAGAAGCCGCTGCGGCAGGTCAGCAAGCGGCTGCTGATGGCCCTGATGGTGCTCGCCATCACGGTCCTGCTGGTCTACAGCGACCGGAGCGGTTACCACGACAACGCGGACGACAGCGTCGACTTCCTCGACGCCGTGTACTACGCGACCGTCACCCTCTCGACCACGGGGTACGGCGACATCGTTCCGTACAGCAGCGGTGCCCGGCTGACCAATGTGCTGCTGGTGACACCGCTGCGTGTGCTCTTTCTGATCATCCTGGTCGGTACGACCCTGGAGGTGCTCACCGAGCGCACCCGGGAGGAGTGGCGACTGAACCGCTGGAGGGCCAGCTTGCGCGACCACACCGTCATCGTCGGCTTCGGCACCAAGGGCCGGTCCGCGATGCAGACGCTCTGCGCGACCGGACTGCGCAAGGACCAGATCGTCGTCGTCGACCCGAGCGGCAAGGTCATCGACGCGGCGAACGCCGAGGGCTTCGTCGGCGTCGTCGGCGACGCCACCCGCAGCGACGTCCTCACCCGGGCGGAGCTCCAGAAGGCCCGGCAGATCATCATCGCGCCCCAGCGCGACGACACCGCGGTGCTGGTCACGCTCACCGCGCGCCAGCTCAACCGCGGGGCGAAGATCGTGGCCGCGGTCCGTGAGGAGGAGAACGCGCCGCTGCTGCGGCAGTCCGGCGCCGATGCCGTGATCACCAGCTCCGGCGCGGCCGGCCGGCTGCTGGGCCTGTCCGTGCTCAGCCCCAGCGCGGGCACCGTCATGGAGGACCTGATCCAGCAGGGCAGCGGCCTCGACCTCATCGAACGGCCCGTCATAAAGGCGGAGGTGGGCCGCAGTGTGCGGGAGACGGACGACCTCGTCGTGAGCGTGCTGCGCGGGCACCGGCTGCTGCCGTACGACGACCCGGCGGCCAGCCCGTTGCAGCTCACGGACCGTCTGATCACCATCGTGCGCGCGGAGAACGACCATGCTCCCGGGGGCCGGGAGTAG